A genomic segment from Candidatus Binatus sp. encodes:
- a CDS encoding RodZ family helix-turn-helix domain-containing protein, translating into MADKKSDTTPENPEAIAAAPDRDQPLSQILTQARERRGLTRDQVVADAHVPLLYLKMIETDDYGLISDRLYLIPFLRKYAAFLGLEPEEIASRFVRDMQHAESNVVRMSEPITMVTKRRGVLRSITFVVLALLVLILIGDFVWRRFTVVRETIEPAASAPIAATPAPLTILPTVIPAAPAAIPTLAPPTPRPTATFSRPAGRAIAPSRKVPAFDD; encoded by the coding sequence GTGGCTGATAAGAAATCCGATACCACGCCCGAAAATCCGGAGGCGATCGCCGCCGCGCCGGATCGCGATCAGCCGCTGAGCCAAATCCTCACCCAGGCGCGCGAGCGCCGCGGCCTAACACGCGATCAGGTCGTCGCCGACGCGCATGTGCCGTTGCTCTATCTCAAGATGATCGAGACCGACGACTACGGCCTGATTTCCGATCGCCTCTACCTGATTCCCTTCCTGCGCAAATATGCGGCCTTCCTCGGTCTCGAACCGGAGGAAATTGCCTCGCGCTTCGTCCGCGACATGCAACACGCCGAAAGCAACGTAGTGCGGATGTCGGAACCGATCACGATGGTGACGAAACGCCGCGGAGTTTTGCGGTCAATTACGTTTGTCGTTCTCGCGCTGCTGGTTTTGATTTTGATCGGCGATTTTGTCTGGCGCCGATTCACGGTCGTGCGCGAGACGATCGAGCCCGCCGCGAGCGCGCCGATCGCCGCGACGCCCGCCCCGCTCACGATCCTGCCGACGGTCATTCCCGCGGCGCCTGCGGCGATTCCGACGCTTGCGCCGCCGACGCCCCGTCCGACCGCGACGTTCTCCAGGCCTGCCGGACGCGCCATCGCGCCATCCCGCAAGGTCCCGGCATTCGACGACTAA
- the purE gene encoding 5-(carboxyamino)imidazole ribonucleotide mutase has protein sequence MADTNAPIVGVIMGSESDWEYMSAASEVMTELKVSHEVRIMSAHRTPEVVLEYSASAAARGLMTIIAGAGGAAHLPGVVAAKTILPVIGVPMPTTWLNGIDSLLSIVQMPKGVPVATMAIGKPGAANAGLFAAQIIALGDRELATRLIEWRAARAQELLQQKIP, from the coding sequence ATGGCCGATACCAACGCACCGATCGTGGGCGTAATCATGGGCAGCGAGAGCGACTGGGAATACATGTCGGCGGCGTCCGAGGTGATGACGGAGCTGAAGGTATCGCATGAAGTGCGCATCATGTCGGCGCATCGCACGCCTGAGGTTGTGCTGGAGTATTCGGCGAGCGCGGCGGCGCGAGGATTGATGACGATAATCGCGGGCGCGGGCGGCGCGGCGCATCTGCCGGGTGTGGTCGCGGCGAAAACGATCCTGCCGGTGATCGGAGTGCCGATGCCGACGACTTGGCTCAACGGAATCGATTCGTTGCTGTCGATCGTGCAGATGCCGAAGGGCGTGCCGGTCGCGACGATGGCGATCGGCAAGCCCGGCGCCGCCAACGCGGGACTGTTTGCCGCGCAGATAATCGCGCTTGGAGATCGCGAGCTGGCGACGCGGCTGATCGAATGGCGCGCCGCAAGAGCGCAGGAACTGCTGCAGCAGAAGATTCCGTGA
- a CDS encoding glycosyltransferase family 39 protein: protein MLANSRRNRLILCALVAAALYLPGLGAPALWEPDEGRYAEIAREMVASRDYVTPRNNFELYFEKPPLVYWCDAAMIDLFGPTEFAVRLPSALFSIGQVVVTAALADAMLGASAGLLSALALMLMPLFFAFARFATLDPALAFFLTAALASFYRASRGGSFGNRTSRFWMIVSAAMLALGTLAKGPVAPILGVAIILLWLAAAHRLREIAAMPLIWCAALYLAIAMPWFVIAEARNPGFLRFFFIHEHLQRYVSSREHGWGPWFFIPIVLAGCWPWIFFAPLGWSAMRTPRAASDQGSATLLRSDARFLLIWFIVIFVFFSIPRSKLGTYILPALPPLAIFAGCGLARLSSLADEHRIRVLKYCAIANAAIATIAAVALAVALHPTHPALAQTGILVAVAIALGAASMYALGRAGNRINFGIGALAIAMALTIALAEKARDDAASLSTYRNLAHAVEPYLGAAGSECALASYRHYVQSLPFYTHRRETRVVYWGELSEVNLGSRVKSPFLIGSDARLGQVWGSGSCMVLIANARDLPALRGVLKPAPVVLGCEGKKYALYNGSLAPPPAASACVAQSGR, encoded by the coding sequence ATGCTCGCGAACAGCCGCCGCAATCGTTTGATCCTGTGCGCTCTGGTGGCGGCTGCGCTCTACCTTCCGGGTCTCGGCGCACCCGCGCTGTGGGAGCCGGACGAGGGGCGCTACGCGGAAATCGCGCGCGAGATGGTCGCCTCGCGCGACTACGTCACCCCGCGCAACAATTTCGAGCTCTACTTCGAGAAGCCGCCGCTGGTGTATTGGTGCGACGCGGCGATGATCGATCTGTTCGGGCCGACAGAATTCGCCGTGCGATTGCCGTCGGCACTTTTCAGCATCGGGCAAGTCGTCGTCACCGCCGCGCTCGCCGACGCGATGCTCGGTGCGAGCGCTGGCTTGCTCTCCGCGCTCGCACTGATGCTCATGCCATTGTTTTTTGCCTTCGCGCGATTCGCGACGCTCGATCCGGCGCTGGCTTTTTTTCTCACTGCGGCGCTCGCTTCCTTCTATCGAGCCTCGCGCGGCGGCTCGTTCGGCAATCGCACCAGCCGCTTCTGGATGATCGTATCCGCCGCGATGCTCGCATTGGGCACGCTCGCCAAAGGTCCAGTTGCGCCAATCCTCGGCGTGGCGATCATTTTGCTTTGGCTTGCGGCGGCGCATCGCCTCCGCGAAATCGCGGCGATGCCGCTAATCTGGTGCGCTGCGCTCTACCTTGCGATCGCGATGCCGTGGTTCGTCATCGCGGAGGCGCGGAATCCCGGCTTCCTGCGCTTTTTTTTCATCCACGAGCATCTGCAGCGCTACGTCTCGTCGCGCGAGCATGGATGGGGACCGTGGTTTTTCATCCCGATCGTGCTTGCCGGATGCTGGCCGTGGATTTTCTTCGCGCCGCTCGGATGGTCCGCGATGCGCACTCCGCGCGCCGCTTCCGACCAAGGCTCCGCCACTCTGCTGCGTTCGGATGCTCGCTTCCTTTTGATTTGGTTCATCGTAATATTCGTTTTCTTTTCGATTCCGCGCTCCAAACTCGGCACTTACATTCTGCCTGCGCTACCGCCCCTCGCGATCTTCGCCGGATGTGGCCTCGCTCGATTGAGTTCGCTGGCGGATGAGCATCGCATCCGCGTGCTCAAGTACTGCGCGATCGCCAACGCCGCGATCGCAACGATCGCCGCCGTCGCGCTCGCCGTGGCGCTTCATCCGACGCATCCGGCACTCGCGCAAACCGGTATTCTCGTCGCAGTTGCGATCGCGCTCGGCGCCGCCTCGATGTATGCGCTTGGCCGCGCTGGCAACCGGATCAATTTCGGTATCGGCGCTCTCGCGATCGCGATGGCCCTCACGATCGCACTGGCGGAGAAGGCGCGTGACGATGCAGCATCGCTCTCGACGTATCGAAACCTCGCGCACGCGGTCGAACCGTATCTCGGCGCCGCGGGCAGCGAATGCGCGCTCGCGTCGTATCGGCATTACGTGCAGTCGCTGCCTTTCTACACTCATCGGCGCGAAACGCGCGTCGTGTATTGGGGCGAATTGTCCGAAGTGAATCTCGGCTCGCGCGTCAAATCCCCCTTCCTGATTGGCTCCGATGCTCGCCTTGGTCAAGTCTGGGGCTCCGGCAGTTGCATGGTGCTGATCGCGAACGCCCGCGATCTCCCCGCGCTGCGCGGAGTGCTCAAGCCCGCGCCCGTCGTGCTCGGATGCGAGGGCAAGAAGTATGCGCTGTACAATGGAAGCCTCGCGCCGCCTCCAGCCGCGTCCGCCTGCGTGGCGCAATCGGGTCGCTAA